A single genomic interval of uncultured Desulfobacter sp. harbors:
- the istA gene encoding IS21 family transposase, with protein MQSEKDFGIAAMKAGMDEKTARKYREIGKLPSELKQEHDWRTRKNPFEDVWDSIKAMLSINSGLEAKTIFEDLQRKQPGRFADGQLRTLQRRIKHWRATEGPCKEIFFAQIHKPGELCQSDFTHMDKVGVTIGGVPFDHMIYHFVLTYSNWETGSICFSESFESLSHGLQNALWNLGGVPHRHRTDRLATAVNKETHPEEFTRRYQDLMDHYGLTPCKTNPYSPNENGDVEQRNYRFKKAVDQALLLRNNRNFRDREEYERFLSKLFGQLNAGRKDRLAKELEVLRRLPKTRIDSCKKLDLKVGPGCTIRVNHNVYSVNSRLIGEKIQVRLYMEYLEIWYGQKKIDTVPRLRGEGKYKVNYRHIIDSLVRKPGAFENYRYRDAMFPTSRFRIAYDSLKERYTVQSAASRYLKILYLAAKDSEVAVDNALTILINEGHEISKDAVQRLMTSNTPVAGPDDIHIPAIDLSSYDKLLKMVEA; from the coding sequence ATTCAATCTGAGAAGGATTTCGGGATCGCAGCAATGAAAGCAGGTATGGATGAAAAGACGGCTCGAAAGTACCGTGAAATTGGTAAATTACCAAGCGAGCTTAAACAGGAACACGACTGGCGGACACGTAAAAACCCGTTTGAAGACGTATGGGATAGTATCAAAGCAATGTTATCAATAAATTCGGGGTTGGAAGCCAAAACCATTTTTGAGGATCTTCAGCGCAAACAGCCCGGCCGATTTGCCGATGGTCAGTTAAGGACCCTGCAACGACGGATCAAGCATTGGCGGGCAACAGAAGGTCCCTGCAAAGAAATATTCTTTGCACAAATACATAAACCAGGCGAACTATGCCAGTCTGACTTCACGCATATGGATAAGGTGGGTGTCACCATAGGCGGCGTTCCCTTTGATCACATGATCTATCATTTTGTTTTAACCTATTCTAACTGGGAAACCGGGAGCATATGTTTTTCTGAAAGTTTTGAAAGCCTGAGCCATGGCCTGCAAAATGCCTTATGGAACCTGGGCGGTGTTCCCCATCGTCACCGTACAGATCGTTTGGCGACCGCTGTTAACAAGGAGACCCACCCGGAAGAGTTCACCCGCAGGTATCAGGATCTTATGGACCATTACGGCCTGACACCTTGCAAAACGAACCCATACAGTCCCAATGAAAATGGTGACGTGGAGCAGCGCAATTACCGATTCAAAAAGGCTGTTGACCAGGCCCTTTTGCTAAGAAACAACCGGAATTTTAGAGACCGGGAGGAATACGAGCGTTTTCTGTCCAAACTGTTTGGACAACTGAATGCCGGCCGAAAAGACCGCCTTGCAAAAGAACTTGAAGTTTTGCGTCGGCTGCCCAAAACCCGAATCGACTCATGTAAAAAACTGGATCTGAAAGTCGGTCCCGGTTGTACAATACGGGTTAATCACAACGTATACTCAGTGAACAGCAGACTTATAGGAGAAAAAATACAGGTCCGCCTTTACATGGAATACCTGGAAATCTGGTACGGGCAAAAAAAAATCGATACCGTGCCACGGTTACGGGGCGAGGGGAAGTACAAAGTCAATTACCGGCATATCATTGACAGCTTGGTCAGAAAACCGGGGGCGTTTGAAAATTATCGATATCGTGATGCCATGTTCCCCACCAGTCGTTTTCGGATCGCTTATGATTCCTTAAAAGAGCGCTATACCGTTCAAAGCGCTGCGTCAAGATATCTGAAAATTTTATACCTTGCCGCAAAAGACAGTGAAGTGGCTGTGGACAATGCCTTGACGATTTTAATTAATGAAGGCCATGAGATCAGCAAAGATGCGGTCCAGCGTCTTATGACATCTAATACCCCTGTTGCCGGGCCGGATGATATCCATATCCCGGCCATTGATTTAAGCAGTTATGACAAACTTCTCAAAATGGTGGAGGCATGA